The Halomicronema hongdechloris C2206 genome includes a window with the following:
- a CDS encoding sulfotransferase domain-containing protein, with the protein MTQATLQQSLEIGDRYHYQTPIQWPQKTRELHSHHFDSTIWNEFQFRDDDIIIGSYAKSGTTWTQQIVGQLIFNGAPDVEVAVLSPWLDLRIPPKAIKLPEVEAQTHRRFLKTHLPVDALVFSPKAKYLYVARDGRDVVWSLYNHHANGNEAFYDALNNTPGRVGPALEKPSESVVQYFRDWLDNDGYPFWPFWENIKTWWAIRHLPNVMLLHYADLKRDMPGQIREIAAFLDIPIDENQWPTILEHCSFDYMKRHAEKSAPLGGTFWEGGAQTFVHKGTNGRWKDMLSTEDSQRYEAIALDQLGVDCARWLVNGMA; encoded by the coding sequence ATGACCCAAGCCACTCTGCAACAATCCCTAGAAATCGGCGATCGCTACCACTACCAGACCCCCATCCAGTGGCCCCAAAAGACCCGCGAACTCCATAGCCACCACTTCGACTCCACTATCTGGAACGAGTTTCAGTTCCGCGATGACGACATCATTATCGGCAGCTACGCCAAGTCCGGCACCACCTGGACCCAGCAGATCGTCGGTCAGCTCATCTTTAACGGCGCACCCGATGTGGAAGTGGCGGTACTGTCTCCCTGGCTGGATCTGCGCATCCCTCCCAAGGCAATCAAGCTACCAGAAGTGGAAGCCCAGACCCATCGCCGCTTCCTCAAGACCCACCTGCCCGTCGATGCCCTGGTATTTTCCCCCAAGGCCAAATACCTGTACGTCGCTCGCGATGGCCGAGACGTAGTGTGGAGCCTGTACAACCACCACGCCAATGGCAACGAGGCGTTCTACGATGCCCTCAACAATACCCCCGGACGGGTCGGCCCCGCCCTGGAGAAGCCGTCCGAATCGGTGGTGCAGTACTTCCGCGATTGGCTAGACAACGACGGCTATCCCTTCTGGCCGTTCTGGGAAAACATCAAAACCTGGTGGGCCATCCGCCACCTGCCCAACGTCATGCTGCTGCACTACGCCGACCTGAAGCGCGACATGCCGGGTCAGATTCGCGAAATCGCCGCGTTCCTCGATATTCCCATCGACGAGAACCAGTGGCCCACCATCCTTGAGCACTGCAGCTTCGATTACATGAAGCGCCATGCCGAGAAAAGCGCTCCCCTGGGAGGTACTTTCTGGGAAGGGGGTGCCCAAACCTTCGTCCACAAGGGCACAAATGGTCGTTGGAAAGACATGCTGTCCACGGAAGACAGCCAGCGCTACGAAGCGATCGCCCTGGACCAGTTAGGAGTAGACTGCGCCCGCTGGCTTGTAAATGGCATGGCCTAA
- a CDS encoding HEAT repeat domain-containing protein: MKALRVARYPSLKRGLRQAVNLRPGEGRRTLWVFASYTATSMGILWLEVCSAALFLGEYGAESLPWIYLFSAAVGLGLSVIYSWLQRLLPLRRVIVLMALLMALPILLFWWGLNNGFLVAGIVFAMRLWMEAIYSLNDLNVSVTANQLFNIREIKRAYPLISSGNLVADVLSGFSVYLLLTWVGLENVLLLAFLVMMVGAVILVHLSQTYEHAFPDAPRRPLEEVSVHPSSQRLQGPVQQYVVLLFSFFVLAQVLLYSIEFQFLNQVELNLPENAIAQFLGLFSGLLGLIELLTQWFTSSRLIERQGVFSVTLILPSAIVLVGSLTLVFSHGVLWGTTSLFVGLVVLKFCDEWLRYTLVASTRPVLFQPIPERSRVSLQSLVGGLAEPLSMGMTGVIILVTLAINRQVWPQQVVIQSQFFLVGIILAALVWLGAILLLRSRYLNLLVLGAEQGLLTFSDANLRVLKRAFIEQLEQPGSEADKRSCIELLAHLDPRGVGEVLAPRLRQLSPNLQRQSLEAMLAYPNEVFLDSVGGLIQSSRQPEVLALALRYVWITEPSPDINALRPYLDADIDPVVRGTAASLMLRRGNPQQRAEATNTLRQMLTHQQERERVMGCRALGEADYLQALRLYIPTLLQDPSLRVRRALLDAIAATHLEEYYPSLLKALQYKSTREAAQQALTRLGDDALPILERVAIDAYQPDTLRVQAWHVIGNIGTYQALMVLTNNLANSWGNPRRWILRILLSLFQEKGVKRSFTIDSALDRLGRSGLEELLRQELSLIGHTLAALLDLSPAHVTGEAADLLRQALGNMEADALERCFMLLRFMAPPGTIQAAQASLQGSPTSRARGLEILDNALDITHKRTFLALLDQRSDRDRLNALTAIVSYTPMVPSQRLRFLLELRHFLSDWALACCFHLARQQHWSLTAEQTLASLRHPTSFVREAVLTYLRLASPRTLRRLIPLLQQDPNPVVSAQVQAIMTEWNYSSSTSPQSS, encoded by the coding sequence ATGAAGGCACTCAGGGTTGCTCGCTATCCGTCTCTAAAGCGGGGCTTACGTCAGGCGGTTAATCTGCGTCCTGGTGAGGGCCGCCGCACCCTGTGGGTATTTGCCTCCTATACGGCCACCTCCATGGGCATTTTGTGGTTGGAGGTGTGCTCAGCTGCCCTATTTTTAGGGGAATATGGAGCCGAGTCGCTGCCCTGGATCTATCTTTTCAGTGCGGCAGTGGGCCTGGGGTTGAGTGTGATCTACTCATGGTTGCAGCGGCTCTTGCCGCTGCGCCGGGTCATCGTGTTGATGGCGCTGTTGATGGCACTACCAATTCTGCTGTTTTGGTGGGGGCTCAACAATGGCTTCTTGGTCGCGGGGATCGTCTTTGCCATGCGGTTGTGGATGGAAGCCATCTACAGCCTCAATGATCTGAATGTGTCGGTTACGGCTAATCAGCTTTTCAACATTCGGGAGATTAAGCGGGCTTATCCCTTAATTAGCAGCGGCAACTTGGTCGCCGATGTGTTGAGTGGCTTCTCTGTGTATCTGCTATTGACTTGGGTGGGTCTGGAGAACGTCCTGCTGTTGGCGTTTCTGGTCATGATGGTGGGGGCGGTGATTCTGGTTCACCTGAGCCAAACCTACGAGCATGCCTTCCCCGATGCCCCCCGGCGGCCATTAGAAGAGGTGAGCGTACATCCATCGAGTCAACGGTTGCAGGGGCCGGTACAGCAGTATGTGGTGCTGCTGTTTAGCTTTTTTGTCTTGGCGCAGGTCTTGCTCTACTCCATTGAGTTTCAGTTCCTGAATCAGGTTGAGCTCAATTTACCGGAGAATGCGATCGCACAGTTTCTGGGGCTGTTTAGTGGCCTACTGGGGTTAATTGAACTGCTAACCCAGTGGTTTACCTCTAGTCGTCTGATCGAACGCCAGGGCGTGTTCTCGGTCACCCTAATCTTGCCGAGCGCCATTGTCCTGGTTGGTAGCCTCACCCTGGTATTTAGCCACGGCGTCCTATGGGGAACAACGAGTCTGTTCGTGGGCTTGGTTGTGCTCAAGTTCTGCGATGAGTGGTTGCGCTATACCCTGGTGGCCAGTACCCGTCCCGTGCTGTTTCAACCGATTCCAGAGCGGAGTCGGGTGTCTTTGCAGTCTTTGGTAGGGGGGTTAGCCGAGCCCCTATCTATGGGGATGACCGGGGTCATCATCTTAGTCACTCTGGCCATTAATAGGCAGGTATGGCCGCAGCAAGTGGTGATCCAGAGTCAGTTCTTTTTGGTGGGCATTATTCTGGCGGCCTTGGTGTGGTTGGGGGCTATCCTGCTGTTGCGATCGCGCTATTTAAACTTGCTAGTGCTGGGCGCTGAGCAGGGATTGCTCACCTTCTCTGATGCTAACTTGCGGGTTCTAAAGCGCGCGTTCATCGAACAGTTAGAGCAACCCGGTTCTGAGGCCGATAAACGCTCCTGCATTGAGTTACTGGCCCATCTCGATCCGCGCGGAGTGGGGGAGGTGTTGGCACCTCGCCTCAGGCAATTAAGTCCCAATTTGCAGCGGCAGAGTCTGGAGGCCATGTTGGCCTATCCCAATGAAGTCTTTCTAGACTCGGTAGGCGGCCTGATTCAATCCTCGCGGCAGCCGGAGGTGTTGGCCCTGGCCCTACGCTATGTCTGGATTACGGAGCCATCGCCTGATATCAATGCCTTGCGTCCCTATCTAGATGCCGACATCGACCCGGTGGTGCGGGGCACGGCGGCGTCCTTGATGCTGCGACGGGGCAATCCTCAACAACGGGCGGAGGCTACCAATACCCTGCGCCAGATGCTCACCCATCAGCAAGAACGAGAGCGGGTCATGGGCTGTCGTGCCCTGGGGGAGGCCGATTATCTGCAGGCCCTACGACTCTATATTCCCACCCTACTCCAGGATCCGTCCCTGCGGGTGCGGCGAGCCTTGCTAGATGCGATCGCAGCTACCCACTTAGAAGAATACTATCCCTCCCTGCTAAAAGCCCTGCAATACAAATCCACTCGGGAAGCAGCCCAGCAAGCCTTAACTCGCCTAGGGGATGATGCCCTACCCATATTAGAGCGAGTAGCCATCGATGCCTATCAGCCGGATACGCTGAGGGTTCAGGCCTGGCATGTGATCGGCAACATCGGCACCTATCAGGCGCTAATGGTCCTAACCAACAATCTAGCGAACTCCTGGGGGAATCCTCGCCGGTGGATCCTGCGCATTTTGCTAAGCCTCTTTCAGGAAAAGGGAGTGAAGCGTTCTTTCACCATTGACAGTGCTCTAGACCGATTGGGGCGGTCCGGCCTAGAGGAACTGCTGCGTCAGGAACTCTCCCTAATTGGGCACACCCTTGCTGCCCTGCTGGATCTATCGCCAGCCCATGTCACTGGCGAGGCAGCCGATTTACTACGCCAGGCCCTTGGCAACATGGAAGCAGATGCTCTGGAGCGCTGTTTCATGTTGCTGCGCTTCATGGCTCCCCCGGGTACCATTCAAGCCGCCCAAGCCAGTCTGCAAGGATCCCCCACTAGTCGAGCCCGGGGCCTAGAGATCCTCGACAATGCCCTTGATATCACCCATAAACGCACCTTCTTGGCACTTTTAGATCAGCGGTCCGATCGCGATCGCCTAAATGCGTTGACCGCCATTGTGTCCTACACCCCCATGGTCCCCAGTCAACGGCTGCGGTTTTTGTTAGAGCTGCGTCATTTTCTCTCTGATTGGGCCCTGGCCTGCTGCTTTCATCTGGCTCGCCAGCAGCACTGGAGTTTGACCGCCGAGCAAACCCTAGCCTCCCTGCGTCATCCCACCAGCTTTGTGCGAGAAGCTGTTCTCACCTACTTGCGGTTAGCCTCGCCCCGCACCCTGAGGAGGTTAATTCCCCTGTTGCAGCAGGATCCTAACCCTGTCGTTAGTGCCCAAGTGCAGGCAATTATGACCGAATGGAACTATAGTTCATCAACCTCACCTCAGTCATCATGA
- a CDS encoding oxygen-binding di-iron domain-containing protein, which translates to MIVTHTTVTNTQSGTNLYEVADGIYRINTPVPGFSFNQYLIVDEEPLLFHTGLRKLFPMIHEAVAKLIPIERLRYIAFSHVEADECGSLNEWLAAAPHAIPVCGKIAAMVSIEDMADRAPHALADGEVLSVGKHSVRWFDTPHLPHAWECGYLMEEATKTLFCGDLFTQGGADLPPLIASDILGPSEVFRQQMDYYSHTKNGREMLERLASTKPRVLACMHGSAWQGDGAKLLQALAEELSE; encoded by the coding sequence ATGATAGTGACCCACACGACAGTGACCAACACACAATCTGGAACTAACCTGTATGAAGTTGCTGACGGTATTTACCGGATAAACACCCCAGTACCCGGCTTCTCCTTTAACCAGTACCTGATCGTGGATGAGGAGCCGCTGCTATTTCACACGGGCCTCCGCAAGCTGTTTCCAATGATCCATGAGGCCGTTGCCAAATTAATCCCTATCGAGAGGCTGAGATACATCGCGTTTTCCCATGTAGAGGCCGATGAATGTGGCTCACTGAATGAATGGCTAGCGGCTGCTCCCCACGCTATTCCAGTCTGCGGCAAGATTGCAGCCATGGTATCCATCGAAGACATGGCAGATCGGGCTCCCCATGCACTCGCGGATGGAGAGGTACTCTCAGTTGGGAAACACTCGGTCCGATGGTTTGACACGCCGCACCTGCCCCATGCCTGGGAGTGTGGCTATTTGATGGAAGAGGCTACGAAGACATTGTTCTGCGGAGATCTGTTCACGCAGGGGGGGGCAGACTTACCTCCCCTGATAGCATCAGACATCCTGGGGCCGAGCGAGGTCTTTCGACAGCAGATGGACTACTACTCGCACACGAAGAATGGGCGAGAGATGTTAGAGCGATTGGCCTCAACCAAGCCGAGAGTACTTGCTTGTATGCACGGAAGCGCGTGGCAAGGTGATGGAGCCAAGTTGCTACAAGCCCTGGCCGAAGAACTCTCTGAATGA
- a CDS encoding DUF1330 domain-containing protein — protein MSAYCVFDLLNVTDPEKMEQYRAGVFDNVARHGGKYLTVGGNPAVAEGHWQPNFLVVIEFPSLQQAHDWYDSDDYADLKALSLSGSESNAVFVEGF, from the coding sequence ATGTCCGCCTATTGCGTGTTCGACTTACTCAACGTTACAGATCCAGAAAAGATGGAGCAATACCGCGCTGGCGTGTTTGACAACGTGGCCCGGCACGGCGGCAAATACCTGACCGTTGGAGGCAACCCCGCTGTCGCGGAAGGCCACTGGCAGCCGAACTTTCTAGTCGTTATTGAGTTTCCCAGCCTGCAGCAAGCCCACGACTGGTATGACTCCGACGACTATGCCGACTTAAAAGCCCTGAGCCTCTCTGGCTCAGAATCCAACGCTGTCTTCGTTGAAGGCTTCTAA
- a CDS encoding ester cyclase, whose translation MSIEEESKAVVRQYVEAFNRGDLDALKSLLTEDVEIQGVLDEGGFEKIAPIWRQLIEGYGMQLNVQSLIAEGNVVAARYVETGTFHVAAFGNQPTGKSYELVAMEWFEIENGKIKRRWGARDAASQARQLGIPLIP comes from the coding sequence ATGTCAATCGAAGAAGAGTCTAAGGCAGTAGTTCGCCAATATGTAGAGGCATTCAATCGAGGTGACCTAGACGCGCTGAAGTCATTACTCACTGAGGACGTCGAGATACAAGGAGTGCTCGACGAGGGTGGTTTTGAGAAAATCGCGCCGATCTGGCGACAATTAATCGAGGGCTACGGCATGCAGCTCAACGTCCAGAGCCTAATAGCGGAGGGAAACGTTGTAGCTGCGAGGTACGTAGAGACGGGAACTTTTCATGTGGCTGCCTTTGGAAACCAGCCAACTGGCAAGTCGTACGAACTGGTTGCGATGGAATGGTTCGAGATAGAGAACGGTAAAATTAAGCGCCGTTGGGGTGCAAGGGATGCTGCGTCGCAGGCTCGGCAGTTGGGCATACCGCTCATTCCATAA
- the infC gene encoding translation initiation factor IF-3: MRNRNTPPINQNIRFPEIRVISTDGEQLGIMSPSDAIRLAEERQLDLVLVSDKATPPVCRIMDYGKYKFEQEKRAREAKKRQHNADVKEVKMRYKIDEHDYKVRVKHAQRFLKSGDKVKATVMFRGREIQHTDLAEELLRQMANDLADVAEVQQAPKREGRNMMMMLSPKK; encoded by the coding sequence ATGCGTAATCGAAATACCCCGCCTATTAACCAAAACATTCGATTTCCGGAGATCCGCGTCATCAGCACCGATGGGGAACAGCTGGGAATCATGAGCCCTAGCGATGCGATCAGACTAGCTGAGGAACGCCAGCTTGATCTGGTGTTGGTGAGCGATAAGGCAACGCCCCCCGTATGCCGCATCATGGACTACGGTAAGTATAAGTTTGAGCAAGAAAAGCGAGCCCGGGAAGCGAAAAAGCGTCAACACAACGCAGACGTCAAAGAAGTCAAGATGCGCTATAAGATCGACGAGCATGACTATAAAGTCCGCGTTAAGCATGCTCAACGCTTTCTCAAGTCAGGGGATAAGGTAAAGGCAACGGTCATGTTTCGGGGGCGAGAAATTCAGCACACGGACTTGGCTGAGGAGTTACTGCGTCAGATGGCTAACGATCTAGCCGATGTGGCTGAGGTGCAGCAAGCTCCTAAGCGCGAGGGACGTAACATGATGATGATGCTCTCTCCCAAGAAATGA
- the aroQ gene encoding type II 3-dehydroquinate dehydratase → MLTILVLHGPNLNLLGQREPEVYGKQTLDDVNQQLHREAKQLLVTLEVLQSNHEGDLVEAIHSAWNRCHGLLINPGAYTHTSVAIRDAIAGVGIPTVEVHLSNLYRREAFRQHSYIAPVAIGQISGFGADSYRLGLQALAAHLRHSTPS, encoded by the coding sequence TTGCTAACCATCTTGGTCTTACACGGGCCCAACTTGAATCTGCTGGGTCAGCGAGAGCCAGAAGTCTATGGTAAGCAAACCCTTGATGATGTCAACCAGCAGCTGCACCGAGAAGCAAAGCAGTTGTTAGTAACGCTCGAAGTCTTGCAATCCAACCACGAAGGCGACCTGGTAGAGGCAATTCATAGTGCCTGGAATCGTTGCCATGGCTTGCTCATCAATCCAGGCGCCTATACCCATACTAGTGTGGCCATTCGAGATGCCATTGCTGGCGTTGGTATACCGACTGTCGAAGTTCACCTGAGTAATCTCTATCGGCGAGAAGCCTTTCGACAGCATTCCTATATCGCTCCCGTTGCTATCGGCCAAATTAGCGGCTTCGGGGCTGACAGCTATCGGTTAGGGCTACAGGCTCTAGCAGCCCACTTGCGTCACTCAACTCCCTCCTGA
- a CDS encoding Rab family GTPase — MKIVLLGNAGAGKSTMARRLIGDRHCPSIPG; from the coding sequence ATGAAAATTGTGCTGCTAGGTAACGCCGGTGCTGGCAAAAGCACGATGGCTCGACGACTGATTGGCGATCGCCATTGCCCGTCTATCCCTGGATGA
- a CDS encoding GFA family protein, giving the protein MAYLYTPTQPPPSSQTIHPIGGIDMTLGGSCLCKAVSYEITGPLGPTGHCHCSICRKAHGAAFVTWTLINSEQFRWTSGLELVQGYESSPGRQRCFCRQCGSHLVSTEAGNVTEVVLATIDGDPGVRPEEHIFVDSKAPWYEITDGLPQSAAWPPGMDPSLPLKV; this is encoded by the coding sequence ATGGCTTATCTCTATACCCCGACTCAACCGCCTCCATCTTCACAAACCATTCACCCAATCGGAGGTATTGACATGACCCTTGGAGGCAGTTGTTTATGTAAAGCCGTGAGCTATGAGATCACCGGCCCGCTAGGCCCGACCGGGCATTGCCACTGTTCTATTTGCAGAAAAGCTCACGGGGCGGCCTTTGTTACCTGGACGCTTATCAACTCCGAACAGTTTCGGTGGACATCGGGGCTGGAATTGGTCCAGGGATACGAATCATCGCCGGGCCGGCAGCGGTGCTTTTGCCGGCAGTGCGGCTCTCACCTGGTCAGCACTGAAGCGGGCAACGTCACCGAGGTGGTCTTGGCCACAATCGATGGCGATCCAGGGGTGCGTCCAGAAGAGCACATTTTCGTGGATTCCAAAGCCCCGTGGTATGAGATTACCGATGGGTTACCCCAATCTGCGGCGTGGCCACCTGGCATGGACCCCTCTCTCCCCTTGAAGGTATGA
- the ilvN gene encoding acetolactate synthase small subunit: MKHTLSVLVEDEAGVLTRIAGLFARRGFNIESLAVGPAEQVGISRITMVVLGDDNSIEQLTKQLYKLINVLKVQDVTEVPCVERELMLLKVNATSATRSEIIEFAQIFRARVVDVAEDSLTLEVVGDPGKMVAIVQVLNRFGIREIARTGKIALTRESGVNTEYLKSLESKL; this comes from the coding sequence ATGAAGCACACCCTCTCTGTGCTGGTAGAGGATGAAGCAGGGGTGCTGACTCGGATCGCGGGGCTGTTCGCGCGGCGGGGATTTAATATTGAGAGCCTAGCGGTGGGTCCCGCTGAACAGGTGGGGATTTCCCGCATCACTATGGTGGTGCTGGGGGATGACAATTCCATTGAGCAACTGACTAAGCAGCTTTACAAGTTGATCAATGTCCTGAAGGTTCAGGATGTGACAGAGGTGCCTTGCGTTGAGCGGGAGTTAATGTTGCTCAAGGTGAATGCCACCAGTGCCACTCGGTCTGAAATTATTGAGTTTGCCCAAATTTTCCGAGCCCGGGTTGTGGATGTGGCTGAAGATTCGCTGACCTTAGAGGTAGTCGGGGATCCGGGGAAAATGGTAGCTATCGTGCAGGTACTGAATCGCTTCGGCATCCGTGAAATTGCCCGCACCGGTAAAATTGCCCTCACCCGAGAATCTGGTGTCAACACTGAGTACTTAAAATCCCTAGAGAGTAAGCTCTAG